The following are encoded in a window of SAR202 cluster bacterium genomic DNA:
- a CDS encoding 2-phospho-L-lactate transferase: protein MNKDIAEISILTLAGGVGGAKLAKGLYLSLDPHQLKIVVNTADDTEIYGLYICPDLDTMMYSLSNLSNTTQGWGIINDSYTTLNMLNYYGYDTWFNIGDKDFATHILRTELIRSGSSLSESINLIRTKLGIKSEIYPMSDQIVRTICTTNIGKLNFQEYFVEHKCEPKLLNIDFEGIDLAQMSTGFEKALERCDALVISPSNPYVSIDPIVSINKVREKIENFNGIRIAVSPIVKGNAIKGPAAKMLDEFGEDVSCVGIANLLRGICDILIIDTQDLSEIRNIEKLGINAVATNTIMNSDEDKKQLAKFILEIIKKQI from the coding sequence ATGAACAAAGATATCGCTGAAATCAGCATATTAACTCTAGCAGGCGGTGTTGGCGGCGCCAAATTGGCCAAAGGGCTATACCTCTCACTTGACCCTCATCAATTAAAAATAGTAGTTAATACAGCTGATGATACTGAAATCTATGGTTTATATATCTGCCCAGACCTTGATACTATGATGTATTCATTGAGTAATTTATCTAACACAACACAAGGATGGGGAATAATAAATGACTCTTACACCACTTTAAATATGTTGAATTATTATGGATACGATACATGGTTTAATATTGGTGATAAAGATTTTGCCACTCATATTCTACGAACCGAATTAATAAGATCAGGGAGCAGTTTATCTGAATCTATAAATCTAATTAGAACCAAACTAGGTATTAAATCAGAAATATACCCAATGTCTGATCAAATAGTAAGAACAATATGTACAACAAACATTGGTAAATTGAACTTTCAAGAATATTTCGTTGAACATAAATGTGAACCAAAACTATTAAACATAGATTTTGAAGGAATAGATTTAGCACAAATGTCTACTGGATTTGAAAAAGCATTAGAAAGATGTGACGCATTAGTCATATCCCCTTCAAATCCTTACGTTAGTATTGATCCTATAGTATCTATAAATAAGGTACGTGAAAAAATTGAGAATTTTAATGGTATAAGAATCGCAGTAAGCCCAATTGTAAAAGGTAATGCAATTAAAGGGCCAGCAGCAAAAATGTTAGATGAATTTGGTGAAGATGTAAGTTGTGTTGGAATTGCAAATTTATTACGTGGAATTTGTGACATTCTAATAATAGATACACAAGATTTATCTGAAATTAGAAATATTGAAAAATTAGGGATAAATGCAGTAGCTACTAATACTATAATGAATTCTGATGAAGATAAAAAACAACTGGCAAAATTTATCTTAGAGATTATTAAAAAACAAATCTAA
- the cofG gene encoding 7,8-didemethyl-8-hydroxy-5-deazariboflavin synthase subunit CofG: MGSNLNLNIDYDISGAEKSNIPYQLRKITEKIIENRVIPDNELYEIFFDKYITIKDLCISASLIRNAGKKNIVTFSPKIFVPLTQVCSDICSYCTFREDPTSYDTIFLKENYILNLAQKADLLGCKEVLFTLGERPERKFPIVKKWLKDHGYISTIEYLSYISELIARETNLFPHGNPGTMTRNDMKKLKNTNVSLGLMLENISDRLSQIGEPHEFAPSKRPKARLKTIENAGKLQIPFTTGILVGIGETKKERLDSIFAIKKINENYGHIQELIVQNFRAKSDIPMKSHPEPQVEDFIWTIAATRIIMGSNANIQVPPNLNEGYYENFLSAGINDWGGISPLTIDYVNPEAPWPTIEQLNQKTTEKGFELKPRLPIYPEFIESKNAQFKYSKLLSKKIESSVDSNGFVDGGIFNYVKVKKPTIV, translated from the coding sequence ATGGGCTCTAATCTAAACTTAAATATTGACTACGATATTTCAGGTGCTGAAAAAAGCAATATTCCCTATCAGCTAAGAAAGATTACTGAAAAGATTATTGAAAATAGAGTAATTCCAGATAATGAATTGTATGAAATATTTTTCGATAAATATATTACCATTAAGGATTTATGTATTTCTGCATCTCTAATTCGAAATGCAGGCAAAAAAAATATTGTAACCTTTTCTCCAAAAATATTTGTCCCATTAACACAAGTATGCTCGGATATTTGTTCCTACTGCACATTTCGGGAAGACCCAACTTCTTATGATACGATCTTTTTAAAGGAAAATTATATTTTAAATCTAGCCCAAAAAGCTGATCTACTGGGTTGTAAAGAAGTGTTATTTACCCTTGGAGAGCGTCCAGAAAGAAAATTCCCTATAGTGAAAAAATGGCTTAAAGATCATGGGTATATTTCAACAATTGAATATCTTTCCTATATATCTGAATTAATCGCTCGTGAAACAAATTTATTCCCTCATGGAAACCCAGGTACAATGACACGAAATGATATGAAAAAATTAAAAAATACTAATGTTTCTCTTGGTTTAATGTTAGAAAACATTAGTGATAGGTTATCACAAATAGGCGAACCTCATGAATTTGCTCCTAGCAAACGTCCAAAAGCCAGATTAAAAACAATCGAAAATGCAGGAAAATTACAAATACCATTTACAACTGGAATTTTAGTTGGTATTGGAGAAACAAAAAAAGAGAGATTGGATTCTATTTTTGCTATCAAAAAAATAAATGAAAATTATGGCCATATCCAAGAGTTGATAGTTCAAAACTTTAGAGCAAAATCAGATATTCCTATGAAAAGTCACCCAGAACCACAGGTTGAAGATTTTATTTGGACAATTGCTGCTACCCGTATTATCATGGGATCTAATGCCAATATTCAAGTACCGCCTAATCTTAATGAAGGGTATTATGAGAATTTCCTAAGCGCAGGAATAAACGACTGGGGAGGAATATCCCCACTAACCATTGACTATGTTAATCCTGAAGCGCCATGGCCTACTATTGAACAATTAAATCAAAAAACTACCGAAAAAGGATTTGAATTAAAACCAAGACTACCTATATACCCTGAATTTATTGAATCTAAAAATGCTCAATTTAAATACTCTAAACTATTATCAAAAAAAATCGAGTCATCGGTGGATTCAAATGGATTTGTAGATGGAGGAATATTTAACTATGTCAAAGTTAAAAAACCAACAATTGTTTAA
- a CDS encoding PLP-dependent aminotransferase family protein → MGDKKYNSFFANNVPQNSVLTEPLPRPKYDFAVAFPDPDHFPIGELHTSLGEALKDQGRDLVFYPHPQGLLEFRELVCKKIKDNRGIEVGPQNVIITAGSGQSINLITQLFINPGDTIVSEEFTYTGALRVFERFGAKMAGVEMDEEGMIPASLENKLIELKNSGITPKFIYTIPTFQNPVGTDMTLERKKDILAIAQKFQIPLFEDDCYADLRFEGENYPAIASLEGSDNVIYSGSFSKILAPGLRLGWIVAPDSFLPYLMAVNPGTPPSQFTILSALYFLEKNMEEHVAGLCTMFRGKRDCMLGAIGEFMGSEVEIIAPKGGLYLWLKFPDDLDLEPILPIAREKGVIFGLGNTFSTEKKANNYIRLCYGYHNLEDTVSGIELLAKVFREQGLLKS, encoded by the coding sequence ATGGGTGATAAAAAATATAATAGTTTTTTTGCTAATAACGTGCCTCAAAATTCAGTTTTAACTGAACCCCTTCCAAGGCCAAAATACGATTTTGCAGTCGCATTCCCTGATCCAGACCATTTTCCCATTGGGGAATTGCACACGTCTTTGGGTGAAGCATTAAAAGACCAAGGGCGAGATTTAGTTTTCTATCCACACCCCCAAGGTCTTCTCGAATTTCGTGAATTAGTTTGTAAAAAAATTAAAGACAATAGAGGTATAGAAGTAGGTCCTCAAAATGTGATCATCACTGCAGGTTCTGGGCAGTCTATAAATTTAATCACCCAATTATTTATTAATCCTGGTGACACGATTGTTTCAGAAGAGTTTACATATACAGGAGCTTTAAGAGTTTTTGAAAGATTTGGCGCTAAAATGGCTGGTGTAGAAATGGATGAAGAAGGTATGATACCGGCCTCTCTAGAGAACAAATTAATTGAATTAAAAAATAGTGGAATTACACCAAAGTTTATATATACAATTCCAACTTTTCAAAATCCAGTTGGCACTGATATGACTTTAGAAAGAAAGAAAGATATACTAGCAATAGCTCAAAAGTTTCAGATTCCTTTATTTGAAGATGACTGCTATGCTGATTTAAGGTTTGAAGGCGAAAATTATCCCGCAATTGCTTCTCTCGAAGGTTCTGATAATGTAATTTATTCAGGTTCATTTTCAAAGATACTAGCACCTGGATTAAGATTAGGATGGATAGTAGCACCGGATTCATTTTTACCATATCTTATGGCTGTAAATCCAGGAACTCCTCCTAGTCAGTTCACAATACTGTCTGCCCTATACTTTTTGGAAAAAAATATGGAAGAACATGTGGCTGGTTTATGTACTATGTTTCGAGGTAAACGCGATTGCATGCTTGGGGCTATAGGTGAATTTATGGGGTCTGAAGTAGAAATAATCGCTCCTAAGGGCGGATTATATTTATGGTTAAAATTTCCCGATGACTTAGATTTGGAACCAATATTGCCGATAGCTCGTGAAAAAGGTGTTATTTTTGGTTTAGGCAACACTTTTTCAACAGAGAAAAAGGCTAATAATTATATACGCTTGTGTTATGGATATCACAATCTGGAAGATACAGTTTCTGGTATAGAACTATTAGCAAAAGTTTTTAGAGAACAAGGATTGTTAAAATCTTAG
- the cofE gene encoding coenzyme F420-0:L-glutamate ligase, with product MKSISIIGIEGLPIIYPGDDLPKLIMDACEKENIIIENGDILVVTQKIISKSESCLVDLNTITPSNLAKKWAIEWDRDPRLIELVFQKSKRISKMQNGVLLTETEHGFYCINAGIDLSNVSGDNMATYLPIDSDKSAFNIRNSIKKSLGIDTAIIVTDTWGRPWRFGVTNVAIGLSGMSPFRDYRGLSDANGMDLKASVIAVVDELAAASELVMNKLDNIPVCLVKGYKFVPDEGSINDLIRPPEQDLFR from the coding sequence ATGAAATCCATAAGTATTATTGGTATCGAAGGTTTACCTATCATATACCCTGGAGACGATTTGCCAAAATTAATTATGGATGCCTGTGAAAAAGAAAACATCATTATTGAAAATGGTGATATTCTTGTTGTAACTCAAAAAATCATATCTAAATCTGAATCTTGCTTAGTCGATTTGAACACTATTACGCCATCTAATTTAGCAAAAAAATGGGCAATAGAATGGGATAGAGATCCAAGATTAATTGAATTGGTTTTTCAAAAAAGCAAAAGAATTTCTAAAATGCAGAATGGGGTTTTACTTACGGAAACTGAACATGGTTTTTATTGCATAAATGCCGGTATTGATTTATCGAATGTATCTGGTGATAACATGGCCACTTATTTGCCGATAGACTCTGATAAATCTGCATTTAATATTCGAAATTCTATAAAAAAGTCATTGGGGATAGATACCGCAATAATTGTTACAGATACTTGGGGTAGGCCATGGAGATTTGGTGTGACTAATGTGGCAATTGGCCTATCAGGCATGTCTCCTTTTCGTGATTACAGAGGATTAAGTGATGCAAATGGAATGGATCTCAAGGCATCTGTAATTGCAGTTGTGGATGAATTGGCTGCTGCTTCTGAATTGGTAATGAATAAACTAGATAATATTCCTGTGTGTTTGGTTAAAGGTTATAAGTTTGTTCCGGATGAGGGATCTATAAATGACTTAATTCGACCACCAGAGCAAGATTTATTTAGATAA
- the cofH gene encoding 7,8-didemethyl-8-hydroxy-5-deazariboflavin synthase subunit CofH yields the protein MSKLKNQQLFNSELNDSFANISPKIARILNKALEGKDITISEISLLLTTNGPNLNAVVWTADLLRAKTVGDKVTYVVNRNINFTNVCIKGCGFCAFSRDYRTEESYILPTEEIIRRGKQAYMLGATELCIQAGLPPKMNGDYYIELCKEIKKEIPNIHIHGFSPEEVLYGSIRSKTSIKEYLIELKNAQVTSLPGTSAEILDQKIRDTISPGRITVKQWIDVITTAHKIGIPTTSTMMYGHIETNHHIANHLVLLRNIQKSTEGFTEFVPLSFIFDEAPMFKKQSIPNLRKGPSGIEVLKIHAVSRIALNNWIPNIQVSWPKEGPNIAQILLNAGVNDMGGTLMNESISTAAGAQHGQLLRPREIRQLIWETGRTPAERYTDYSIHKIFSEKEENSDPLDSIEENSENIFGSYKQLINMPKYKYIHPNKSDKKLQSPF from the coding sequence ATGTCAAAGTTAAAAAACCAACAATTGTTTAATTCAGAATTAAACGACTCATTTGCCAATATTAGTCCTAAGATAGCAAGAATATTAAACAAAGCTCTTGAAGGTAAGGATATTACTATCTCTGAAATCTCTTTGCTACTCACTACTAATGGCCCAAATTTGAACGCAGTAGTATGGACAGCTGATTTATTACGTGCCAAAACTGTTGGTGATAAAGTAACCTATGTTGTTAATAGAAATATAAACTTCACCAATGTTTGTATTAAAGGATGTGGATTTTGTGCATTCAGTCGAGATTATAGAACTGAAGAATCCTATATATTACCTACTGAAGAAATCATTAGAAGAGGTAAGCAAGCGTATATGTTAGGAGCTACCGAATTATGTATTCAAGCAGGGTTACCGCCCAAAATGAATGGTGATTATTATATAGAGTTATGTAAAGAAATCAAAAAAGAAATCCCAAATATACATATACATGGCTTTTCTCCTGAAGAGGTTTTATATGGATCCATTCGGTCTAAGACTAGTATTAAAGAGTATCTAATAGAATTAAAAAATGCCCAAGTTACGAGCCTCCCTGGAACCTCTGCAGAAATATTAGATCAAAAAATAAGAGATACTATTTCTCCTGGTAGGATTACAGTTAAACAATGGATAGATGTAATTACAACAGCCCACAAAATAGGGATTCCTACTACTTCAACAATGATGTATGGTCACATAGAAACAAACCATCATATTGCAAATCACCTTGTTTTACTACGAAACATACAAAAATCAACTGAGGGATTTACTGAGTTTGTCCCTTTAAGTTTTATTTTTGATGAAGCACCAATGTTTAAAAAACAATCGATTCCAAACTTAAGAAAAGGACCATCAGGTATCGAAGTTCTAAAAATTCACGCTGTCTCAAGAATAGCATTAAATAACTGGATACCAAATATTCAAGTATCATGGCCAAAAGAAGGCCCCAACATAGCTCAAATACTACTTAATGCTGGAGTAAATGATATGGGAGGTACTTTAATGAACGAGAGTATTTCTACAGCCGCTGGAGCTCAACATGGGCAATTATTGAGACCTAGAGAAATACGACAACTTATATGGGAGACAGGGCGAACACCTGCTGAAAGATACACTGACTATAGCATACATAAAATTTTTTCCGAAAAAGAAGAAAATAGCGACCCCCTTGATTCTATAGAAGAAAATAGTGAAAATATTTTTGGCTCTTATAAACAATTAATAAACATGCCTAAATATAAATATATTCACCCTAATAAATCTGATAAAAAGCTACAAAGCCCATTCTAA
- a CDS encoding CoA ester lyase — protein sequence MELFRSLLFVPGNRSDMLEKASTANTDILVPDMEDSVPDNEKSNARSLISEKLSTLSGKNQSIVPRVNALDTGLIFDDIRAVVSSKTYGISVGKIESSWDIKEISKILSQIESEKSVEDGKTKIIAWIESASAIVNVSSIASASSRMLGIAFGGEDYTNDMGIQRSDTGIEILYPRSVVAIAAKAAGITAIDTPYVNFRDNDGLEQEIKSVLPLGFKAKFAIHPGQLESINNLFSPSQEAIEYAKKVIEVFEEAEKNGSGATSLDGKMIDVPVVKRARNLLELANKMSQS from the coding sequence GTGGAATTATTTAGAAGCCTTTTATTTGTACCTGGTAATAGAAGTGACATGCTGGAAAAAGCAAGTACTGCAAATACTGATATTCTTGTGCCTGATATGGAAGATTCTGTTCCCGACAACGAAAAAAGTAATGCTCGTAGTTTAATTAGTGAAAAATTGAGTACATTATCTGGAAAAAATCAATCTATAGTACCGAGAGTCAATGCCTTAGATACTGGTTTAATCTTTGATGATATACGTGCTGTAGTAAGTTCTAAAACCTATGGAATAAGTGTAGGTAAAATCGAGAGCAGTTGGGATATTAAAGAAATTAGTAAAATATTAAGTCAAATAGAATCAGAAAAATCAGTAGAAGATGGTAAAACGAAAATTATAGCATGGATAGAAAGCGCTTCAGCTATAGTAAATGTTAGTAGTATTGCATCAGCATCGAGTAGAATGCTCGGCATAGCTTTCGGTGGTGAAGATTATACAAACGATATGGGTATTCAAAGGTCGGATACAGGTATTGAAATACTATACCCTCGTTCTGTTGTTGCAATAGCAGCAAAAGCTGCTGGTATTACAGCAATCGATACTCCATATGTCAACTTCAGAGACAATGATGGACTAGAGCAAGAGATAAAAAGTGTTTTACCACTAGGTTTTAAAGCTAAATTTGCTATTCATCCCGGACAATTAGAAAGTATTAATAATCTATTTAGTCCTTCACAAGAAGCCATTGAATATGCCAAAAAGGTGATTGAAGTATTCGAAGAAGCAGAAAAAAATGGTTCTGGCGCAACTTCTCTTGACGGTAAAATGATTGACGTACCAGTGGTAAAAAGAGCACGCAACCTTCTTGAATTAGCAAACAAAATGTCTCAGTCTTAA
- a CDS encoding dihydroneopterin aldolase has translation MPFNDDYIELNNIIAATYLGITPEEQSIKQDILINIKLYKDLKSSAVSDKIEDTINYSDVINYLYYELAKTKFNLIESLAEYLASSLADVFNPYAIELDISKTNPPLDYYPDSKITIHIYRKFKES, from the coding sequence ATGCCTTTTAATGATGATTATATCGAATTAAACAACATTATTGCTGCCACCTATTTAGGTATAACCCCAGAAGAGCAATCAATAAAACAAGATATATTAATAAATATAAAGCTATATAAAGATCTAAAATCATCTGCAGTATCTGACAAAATTGAAGATACCATAAATTATTCTGACGTTATAAATTATCTTTATTATGAATTAGCAAAGACAAAATTTAATCTAATTGAATCACTTGCTGAATATCTTGCTAGTAGCTTAGCTGATGTTTTCAACCCATATGCTATTGAACTAGATATATCTAAAACGAACCCTCCTCTGGACTATTATCCTGATTCAAAAATAACTATACATATATATCGTAAATTCAAAGAAAGTTAG